Proteins encoded in a region of the Cheilinus undulatus linkage group 8, ASM1832078v1, whole genome shotgun sequence genome:
- the mal2 gene encoding protein MAL2, giving the protein MSEPAANPAATSFPAPTISLPLGLEVLRTYSGVLVCLEIILGGLVWILVASSNVPVPLLQGWVMFVSITAFFLSSAYLTLLITGLADRINTDWNFLDVFYHFLALLFYFAAFVLEAATTAANGGAHIQLNGTETVLCITLPRGNVFTVLTDHQYSINVAATIFAFMVTLCYGCSLVMGFKRWRM; this is encoded by the exons ATGTCGGAACCAGCCGCTAACCCCGCTGCCACCTCGTTCCCAGCGCCGACTATTTCTCTACCTTTGGGTCTGGAAGTGCTGAGAACTTACTCTGGAGTCCTTGTCTGCTTAGAAATA ATATTAGGTGGCCTGGTATGGATTCTGGTGGCCTCCTCCAATGTGCCTGTGCCCTTGCTGCAGGGCTGGGTGATGTTTGTATCCATCACTGCATTCTTCCTCTCCTCAGCTTACCTCACACTCCTCATCACTGGCCTGGCTGACCGTATCAACACAGACTGGAATTTTTTG GATGTCTTTTACCATTTTCTGGCTCTGCTCTTCTACTTTGCTGCCTTTGTGTTAGAGGCAGCAACTACAGCAGCTAATGGCGGAGCCCACATCCAGCTGAATGGCACTGAAACAGTCCTGTGTATAACCCTCCCTAGAGGCAATGTCTTCACAGTCCTGACTGACCACCAATATAGTATTAATGTGGCAGCCACG atATTTGCGTTTATGGTGACACTATGCTACGGCTGCAGTTTGGTGATGGGTTTCAAGAGATGGAGGATGTAA
- the LOC121513206 gene encoding C-type lectin domain family 4 member M-like — translation MSLTFGSRSGQFGGDTAYLMSIDDGPKKGRRSLSLVWGIAAAAVCLLLLLLTFILMAHNSSTINRWDTNYGSLIQNLTKDRKDQPDIQKIHPSSLTQDQGTLKEEREALTNERNQLKNYSSILTRDSESLRKERDALKNERDQLKIHSSSLTRELDDLRDERKALKTERGTLKNERDQLKIQFGNLTEYKNALKEERDALKDERGALTAERGALKEERDSLKRLTLNLTKDRDTLRHERDDLKNEREALKAEHGALKGELDSVKTLTFNLTEDRDTLRHERDALRNEREALKAEHGALKEELDSLKTLTFNLTKERDTLRHDQEALTAERGALKEERDSLKILTFNLTKDRDTLRLEQDALRDERGALTAERGTLKGERDSLQMLTLILTKDRDTLKEERDALRKEHERLKMSGCNLTTEMTPTQTQNNIVATTTGKPRGEVIRTTVSPTVVKTCLQGWSLYNDKCYYFSPEGTHRSWQSSRQYCLDRGGELAMPKTKLELNYVSRRNMYTWIGLSDRLVEGRWEWVDGTKQNGRGFWKPGEPNNAGNEDCAEVARDVVKLNDAPCYNDFSWACEAQPQITSQ, via the exons ATGTCTCTGACATTTGGCAGCAGATCAGGACAGTTTGGGGGGGATACTGCATACCTGATGAGTATTGACGATGGACCAAAGAAAGGCAGGAGATCCCTGAGTTTAG TATGGGGGATTGCAGCTGCTGCAGTGTGTCTGCTGCTTCTTCTGCTGACATTCATTCTGATGGCCCACA attccAGCACCATCAATCGTTGGGACACCAATTATGGAAGCCTGATTCAAAACCTTACAAAAGACAGGAAAGATCAGCCAGACATACAAAAGATTCACCCCAGCAGCCTGACTCAAGACCAAGGCACCCTGAAAGAAGAACGAGAAGCTCTAACAAATGAGCGAAACCAGCTGAAGAACTACTCCAGTATCCTGACGAGAGACAGTGAGTCTCTTAGAAAGGAACGTGATGCTTTGAAAAATGAACGAGACCAGCTGAAGATTCACTCCAGCAGCCTGACTAGAGAGTTAGATGATCTCAGGGATGAGCGTAAAGCTTTGAAAACTGAGCGAGGTACTCTTAAGAATGAGCGAGATCAACTCAAAATCCAATTTGGCAATCTGACTGAATACAAAAATGCTCTGAAAGAAGAGCGAGATGCACTGAAAGATGAACGAGGGGCTCTGACAGCTGAACGTGGAGCCCTGAAAGAAGAACGAGACAGTCTGAAGAGGCTGACCCTCAACCTGACCAAAGACAGAGACACTCTGAGACATGAGCGAGATGATCTAAAAAATGAACGAGAGGCTCTCAAAGCTGAGCATGGAGCTCTGAAAGGAGAACTAGACAGCGTAAAGACTCTGACCTTCAACTTGACTGAAGACAGAGACACTCTGAGACATGAGCGAGATGCTTTAAGAAATGAACGAGAGGCTCTCAAAGCTGAGCATGGAGCTCTGAAAGAAGAACTAGACAGTCTGAAGACTCTGACCTTCAACCTGACTAAAGAGAGAGATACACTGAGACATGATCAAGAGGCTCTGACAGCTGAGCGCGGTGCTCTGAAAGAAGAACGAGACAGTCTGAAAATCCTGACCTTCAACCTGACTAAAGACAGAGACACTCTGAGGCTTGAGCAAGATGCTCTGAGAGATGAACGAGGGGCTCTGACAGCTGAGCGTGGAACTCTGAAAGGAGAACGAGACAGTTTACAGATGCTGACTCTTATCCTGACTAAAGACAGAGACACCCTGAAAGAAGAACGAGATGCTCTAAGAAAGGAGCATGAGCGGTTGAAGATGTCAGGTTGTAACCTGACTACAGAGATGACACCTACGCAGACACAGAACAACATTGTTGCTACAACTACTGGTAAACCTCGAGGAGAGGTCATCAGGACCACTGTCAGCCCAACAG TAGTCAAAACTTGCCTCCAGGGATGGAGCCTGTACAACGACAAGTGCTACTATTTCTCTCCTGAAGGAACGCACAGAAGCTGGCAAAGCAGCAGGCAGTACTGTTTAGATAGAGGAGGGGAACTGGCCATGCCAAAAACCAAACTGGAGCTGAATTATGTCAGCAGGAGAAACATGTATACCTGGATTGGTCTGTCGGATAGGCTGGTGGAAGGCAGGTGGGAGTGGGTGGACGGGACAAAACAGAACGGTCGCGGATTCTGGAAACCAGGGGAGCCTAACAACGCTGGAAACGAGGACTGTGCCGAGGTTGCTCGCGATGTGGTGAAACTGAATGATGCACCTTGTTATAATGATTTTTCATGGGCGTGTGAGGCCCAGCCTCAGATAACGAGTCAGTAA
- the LOC121513343 gene encoding nuclear factor 7, ovary-like translates to MEQLKSDLKYLQDKREEYQEAEKTCSHMGRHCDMQLEHTVGQSQAEFKMLQQFLRDEEECRVVAVNEEYDTKRKLINIQVEKNEDQISSLSQIINEVEEVLLTKSCPSSLNAIQGKARALCSVADPHLLSGLLIDVSKHIGNLSVQVWKKMKDRLSFSPIILDPNTSNLWLHLSYDLAGLRHGDTALQIPDNPRRNTKGTTVLGSEGFSSGKHSWDVEVGDLPTWSVGVAQELEEEDDKPGSPKYRVWAFAYVNGDYKNGFGGTVAVKKSPQKVQVQLDYDGKEVSFYDPEDMTELLTHKQNFTEKVFPFFCVTNSGDAKTTETKICPQEISL, encoded by the coding sequence ATGGAGCAGCTGAAATCCGACTTAAAGTATCTGCAAGACAAGAGAGAAGAATACCAAGAAGCAGAGAAGACGTGCAGTCATATGGGACGACACTGTGACATGCAGCTGGAGCATACAGTGGGGCAGAGCCAAGCAGAGTTCAAGATGCTCCAGCAGTTCCTAAGAGATGAAGAGGAGTGCAGGGTGGTGGCTGTAAATGAGGAATATGACACGAAGAGGAAGTTGATAAACATACAAGTAGAGAAGAATGAGGACCAGATCTCCTCTCTGTCACAGATCATCAATGAGGTTGAAGAGGTGTTACTGACAAAATCCTGCCCCAGCAGTCTTAATGCCATTCAGGGTAAAGCTAGAGCCTTGTGCTCTGTGGCTGATCCACATCTGCTCTCTGGATTGCTGATCGACGTCAGCAAACACATTGGCAACCTGTCTGTCCAAGTGTGGAAGAAGATGAAGGACAGGCTCAGCTTCAGTCCGATCATTCTGGACCCAAACACTTCAAACCTTTGGCTCCACCTGTCTTATGATTTGGCTGGTTTGAGACATGGAGACACAGCTCTGCAGATACCTGATAACCCAAGAAGAAACACCAAGGGTACCACTGTCCTTGGCTCTGAGGGCTTTAGCTCAGGGAAACACAGCTGGGATGTGGAGGTGGGAGACCTTCCTACCTGGAGTGTGGGTGTGGCTCAAGAGCTAGAGGAGGAGGATGACAAACCAGGATCACCGAAATACAGAGTCTGGGCTTTCGCATATGTCAACGGAGACTACAAAAATGGTTTTGGTGGGACTGTTGCAGTGAAGAAGAGTCCTCAAAAGGTACAAGTCCAGCTGGACTATGATGGCAAGGAGGTGTCCTTCTATGACCCTGAAGACATGACTGAACTCCTCACTCACAAACAAAATTTCACTGAGAAGGTCTTCCCTTTTTTCTGTGTTACAAATTCTGGTGACGCTAAAACAACAGAAACGAAAATCTGTCCCCAAGAGATTTCCCTGTGA